The window GCGGCCAGCGCCAGCGCGTGGCCCTGGCCCGCGCGGTCGCGATCCGTCCCGGCATCCTGCTGCTCGACGAACCCCTGACCGCACTCGACGCCGCGCTGCGCGACCGGCTGCGCAGCGAGCTCAACCGCCTGCTGCGTGCGCTGGGCATCACCGCCATCTATGTCACCCATGACCAGTCCGAAGCCATGGAGCTCGGCGATCGCGTGGTGGTGATGCGCAAGGGATCCATCGCCCAGATCGGCGGCCCGCGCGAGATTTACTTCACGCCGCAAAACCGTTTCGTGGCTGAGTTCATCGGCGCGGCGAACATTGTCGAGGCCGAGCTTGTCGACGGCCATCTGCAACTGCCCGGCGGCCGGCTGGCGGTGGCCGGCGCGTCGCATGGCGGGGCCAGTGTCGCCATGATCCGCCCCGAGACCATCCGTATCGCCGATGTTGCCGGCGCATCGCTCACCGGCATCATCGACAGCATCGCCTTCATCGGCGACCGCCAGCGTTTCGTGATCTCGGGCGCATCGGGCAAGCTGTTGACCGTCGACGCGTCGAACACCATCACGGCGAAGGTCGGCGAGCGCGTCGGGCTTGTGATCGCACCGGATGCGGTGCGGTTGCTGCCGGCGGAGGGGTGATATGGGAGTCGCTGCGGTTCAACATTTAATGCCGTCATACGCGGGCTTGACCCGCGCATCCAGCTTGCTTCGATTGCCGGAAGAAAGCTGGATGGCCGGGACAAGCCCGGCCATGACGGAGTAAAATCAACCGTCACGGAATAAGAAACCCCATGCCCCCGCCCGTCCTCATCGCCCAGATTTCCGACCTGCACATCAAGCCCAAGGGTACGCTCGCCTATGGCCGCGTCGATACGGCGGCGGCGCTGGAGCGCTGCGTGGCCGCGCTGAATGCGTTGCTGCCCCCGCCCGATGTGGTGGTGATCTCCGGCGATCTCGTCGACACACCGCTGGTCGAGGAATACGATCTGCTCAAAAAGTTGCTCGCCCGACTCGAGCCGCCATTCCTGATTATTCCCGGCAATCACGATTCCCGTGAGCTGATGCGCGCGGCGTTCCCGCGCGAGCCTTACGCCTTCTCGTCGGGGCCGCTCAATCAGATATGCCCGGTCCGGGGTCTCGATCTGCTGCTGCTCGATTCCAGCGTGCCGGGGCAGCCGCACGGCCTGCTCGATGAGCCGACCCTGCAATGGCTGGATGCGACGCTCGCAGTGTCATCGCAGCTTCGGCCGGCGTTGCTGTTTCTGCACCATCCACCATTCGCCACCGGCATCTGGCATATGGATCGGCAGAATTTGCTCAATGCCAGCGGACTTGCGCCGATCATCAAGAAACATCCACGGGTTCAACTCGTTGCCGCCGGCCATGTGCACCGTGCCACGCTGACCATGTTCGCCGGCCGCCCGGCGACCATCTGTCCTGCCCCCAATCACGCCGTCGATCTTGATCTCTTCCATCTGCGTGACCCCTCCTTCAAGGTCGAACCGCCCGCATTCCATCTGCACACATGGTTCCCGGGTGAAAGCGCCGACGAGCCATTCGGCCGGGTGGTCACGCACTGGGTGCCGATCGGCGATTTCGACGGCCCGCATCCGTTCTTCGGGGCAGACGGGAAGTTGTTGTAGGCACGGCGTTGACTTTGCTCCTCATGGTGAGGAGCGCGGCACGCGCGTCTCGAACCATGTGGCCGGTGAGCCGCCACGTTGGGGCCTCGTCCTTCGAGACGCGGCCAAGTGGCCGCTCCTCAGAGGCTGTGAATCTTTCGTCAGACTTGGGGCGTAGCCGAAGAAGCCACGGGTATGATTCTCTGTGATCGACTGAGTCGCAGGAGATATTGATGGCAGGTGACGAGCTGTTTGGAGAACTGCCGGAAGCAAAGCCGCCAACCGCGGTAGCTTCGAGCGGCATCCCGCGCATGCTGGAACCTGAGCGCCAGCAAATCGAGCTTCAGGCGGTTGATATTGAGAGCTTAATTGGAGAGAACCACCCGGCGCGCGTGATCTGGGCGTACGTGGAGGGGCTCGATCTGAGCGAGCTCGAGGGCCGGATCAAAGCGCGGAGCGACCGGCCGGGCCATCCCGCCATTTCGCCACGGCTGTTGCTGGCTTTGTGGTTGGTCGCCACCAGTGACGGCGTCGGCAGCGCACGCGCTCTGGAGCGGCTGTGCGACAGCCATGATGTGTATCGCTGGCTGTGCGGCGGCGTGTCGGTGAACTATCACACGCTGGCGGACTTTCGGGTCGGCCATGCCGACCTGCTCGATCGGCTGCTGGCCGAGCATATGGCGGCGCTGGCCAAGGCAGGGCTGGTCGATCTCGACGCCCTGGCGCAGGACGGCGTGCGGATCCGGGCGAGCGCGGGCGCGGCCTCGTTCCGGCGTGAGGCGACGCTTGATCGGCATCTTTCGGCGGCCGAGGCCGTGGTGGATCAGCTCAAGCGCGAGGTGGAGACGCGTTCGGATGCCAGCAACCAGCGCATCAAGGCCGCCAAGGAGCGAGCCGCGCGCGAGCGCAGCGAGCGGGTCAGAGCGGCACAAGCCGCGCTTGAAGCGATCAAGCGGCAGCGTCAGGAGCGCGAGGAGAAGCGCGGCAACGGCAAAAAGCCGAAGGAGCCGCGCGCCTCCACCACGGATACACAGGCGCGGGTGATG is drawn from Bradyrhizobium prioriisuperbiae and contains these coding sequences:
- a CDS encoding ABC transporter ATP-binding protein, coding for MSDAISHGAAVRVEACGKTFTDGTRALEPATLDIARGETLVLLGPSGCGKTTMLRIIAGLETPDAGGRVLFDGKDMTSVPIERRNVGMVFQSYALFPNMSVAENIGYGLKLRGVGRAERDARIKELVALTNIGGLEDRRIDQLSGGQRQRVALARAVAIRPGILLLDEPLTALDAALRDRLRSELNRLLRALGITAIYVTHDQSEAMELGDRVVVMRKGSIAQIGGPREIYFTPQNRFVAEFIGAANIVEAELVDGHLQLPGGRLAVAGASHGGASVAMIRPETIRIADVAGASLTGIIDSIAFIGDRQRFVISGASGKLLTVDASNTITAKVGERVGLVIAPDAVRLLPAEG
- a CDS encoding phosphodiesterase, with the translated sequence MPPPVLIAQISDLHIKPKGTLAYGRVDTAAALERCVAALNALLPPPDVVVISGDLVDTPLVEEYDLLKKLLARLEPPFLIIPGNHDSRELMRAAFPREPYAFSSGPLNQICPVRGLDLLLLDSSVPGQPHGLLDEPTLQWLDATLAVSSQLRPALLFLHHPPFATGIWHMDRQNLLNASGLAPIIKKHPRVQLVAAGHVHRATLTMFAGRPATICPAPNHAVDLDLFHLRDPSFKVEPPAFHLHTWFPGESADEPFGRVVTHWVPIGDFDGPHPFFGADGKLL
- a CDS encoding IS1182 family transposase, yielding MAGDELFGELPEAKPPTAVASSGIPRMLEPERQQIELQAVDIESLIGENHPARVIWAYVEGLDLSELEGRIKARSDRPGHPAISPRLLLALWLVATSDGVGSARALERLCDSHDVYRWLCGGVSVNYHTLADFRVGHADLLDRLLAEHMAALAKAGLVDLDALAQDGVRIRASAGAASFRREATLDRHLSAAEAVVDQLKREVETRSDASNQRIKAAKERAARERSERVRAAQAALEAIKRQRQEREEKRGNGKKPKEPRASTTDTQARVMKMADGGFRPGYNVQVASVAAQQIVVAVEVCNTGSDRGLMRPMLERLRARNGRLPKSYLADGGFGSARDLEWAHTEGVEVYCPPTQSKHGTDPYLPRRGDGAGVLAWRARMASDAGKAAYKPRSICECIHARWRNWNLRQLTVRGIEKARAVVLCYALTNNILQGYNLANA